One window of the Shewanella maritima genome contains the following:
- a CDS encoding aminopeptidase P family protein — protein sequence MPATIADRLSLIRQSMSEQAVDAFIIPRADEYLGEYVPEKNERLLWATNFTGSAGMAIVLADTAAIFTDGRYTVQVRQQVDGELFQYLSLVDDPQVEWLIDTLPSGSTVGIDARLHTLAWYKQAKSKLDQAGIKLKSVAGNPIDQHWQNRPSLPQTPITLFSHESAGADSVQKRKQIGELVAKAGADAALISALDSFCWLLNLRGSDVPRLPVLLGNAILSANGDMTLFTDTSKLPANAVEHVGAGVSFKDESELEQALLNLGDIKLLADPNTANAWSQLTAEQGGASLIAGADPVAIPKAQKNSAELAGMYASHVRDGAAVSKFLAWLDNQVAQGNMHDEGKLADQLESYRLPDPLYREPSFDTISATGANAAMCHYNHNNGTPATMTPNSIYLVDSGAQYLDGTTDVTRTIAIGEVTPEQKQMFTLVLKGHISLDLARFPKGTTGQQLDAFARQHLWQYGFDYDHGTGHGVGHFLSVHEGPQRVAKNANNVPLLPGMVISNEPGYYREDGFGIRIENLVAVRPCEALNGSERETYEFDALTLIPIDTRLVDKSLMTATEINWLNDYHAKVQQTISPLLSGDDLAWLTQATRAI from the coding sequence ATGCCTGCAACTATCGCCGACCGCCTAAGCCTTATTCGTCAATCAATGTCAGAGCAAGCCGTTGATGCCTTTATTATTCCCCGCGCCGATGAATACTTAGGCGAATACGTACCCGAGAAAAACGAGCGCCTATTGTGGGCAACCAATTTTACTGGCTCGGCAGGTATGGCAATTGTTCTTGCAGATACTGCTGCGATATTTACCGATGGCCGCTACACTGTGCAGGTACGCCAACAAGTTGATGGCGAGCTATTTCAATACCTAAGCTTGGTTGATGATCCACAAGTCGAATGGTTAATTGACACCTTGCCTAGCGGCAGCACAGTAGGCATTGATGCACGCCTGCATACGCTTGCATGGTACAAACAAGCTAAAAGTAAATTAGACCAAGCTGGCATTAAGCTTAAATCAGTTGCGGGTAACCCGATTGATCAACACTGGCAAAACCGTCCTAGCTTGCCGCAAACGCCTATTACACTATTTAGTCATGAGTCAGCTGGCGCAGACAGTGTGCAAAAGCGTAAGCAGATTGGTGAGCTAGTGGCTAAAGCCGGTGCTGACGCAGCCCTTATCAGTGCACTAGACTCATTCTGTTGGCTGCTGAACCTGCGCGGTAGCGATGTACCGCGCCTGCCAGTATTACTTGGCAATGCGATTTTATCTGCCAATGGCGACATGACCTTATTTACCGACACCAGCAAGTTACCAGCGAATGCAGTTGAGCACGTTGGCGCAGGCGTGAGCTTTAAAGATGAGTCAGAGCTAGAGCAAGCCTTATTAAACCTCGGCGACATTAAGCTATTGGCCGATCCAAATACTGCCAATGCCTGGTCGCAGTTAACTGCTGAGCAAGGCGGCGCAAGCTTAATTGCAGGTGCAGACCCTGTTGCAATCCCTAAAGCACAAAAAAACAGCGCTGAGCTTGCTGGCATGTACGCAAGTCACGTGCGTGATGGCGCAGCCGTTTCTAAATTCTTAGCCTGGTTAGATAATCAAGTTGCTCAAGGCAACATGCACGATGAAGGCAAACTTGCCGATCAATTAGAGAGCTATCGCCTGCCAGATCCGCTATATCGCGAGCCAAGTTTCGATACTATTTCGGCAACCGGCGCCAACGCTGCCATGTGCCACTACAACCACAACAATGGCACGCCAGCAACCATGACGCCGAACAGTATCTACCTGGTCGATTCTGGCGCGCAATACCTAGATGGCACCACCGACGTTACCCGCACCATTGCCATTGGCGAGGTGACGCCAGAGCAAAAACAAATGTTTACCCTAGTGCTTAAAGGTCATATCTCACTTGATTTAGCCCGCTTCCCGAAAGGCACAACTGGTCAGCAACTTGATGCATTTGCCCGTCAACATTTATGGCAATACGGTTTTGATTATGACCATGGAACAGGTCATGGCGTTGGCCACTTCTTAAGTGTGCATGAAGGGCCGCAGCGTGTTGCGAAAAATGCCAACAATGTGCCATTACTGCCGGGCATGGTGATTTCAAACGAGCCAGGCTATTACCGTGAAGATGGCTTTGGTATTCGTATCGAAAACCTAGTTGCCGTGCGCCCTTGTGAAGCACTTAATGGCAGCGAGCGTGAAACCTATGAGTTTGACGCGTTAACGCTTATCCCAATCGATACCCGTCTGGTAGATAAATCATTAATGACCGCAACTGAAATCAATTGGTTAAATGATTATCACGCTAAAGTTCAGCAGACCATTAGCCCACTACTTAGCGGCGACGATTTAGCTTGGTTAACTCAGGCAACGCGAGCTATTTAG